In one Nicotiana sylvestris chromosome 8, ASM39365v2, whole genome shotgun sequence genomic region, the following are encoded:
- the LOC138876416 gene encoding uncharacterized protein, whose product MGDHEEDPAVPIAPVAPLVPEVALYDWAQPTAETLSTAIVVPQIQWNAEHDHHHYLEDMNYVSNYGKERHGGQNWGQQNQSYMPVQPQFNNGNMGGMRPPNNMAPYPRPQGYNNQNQQEGYHPPQHQYGGRQEDGFARLEAMMQQVIGSNAKISERVDAHDSAIKNIEVQMGQISMSLNNHPHGTLPADNQINPKDQGPKKLMTVSLRNGRDLDVDQERARERKQAETLIPVPIELDESTKLTEVTIQPAQEEHNIQIEIEKEAEIAQEQVVKVAADKEQSQIIGKKRPPAPFPHRLAKYQKEEQYKKFLEMLKQIQTCSAVVTRPIAEKLSDPGSFTIPYTIGNFAFAKALCDLGANINLMTLEIYKRLEIGRARPTSMLLQLADRTVKRPSGIFDDVLIQKLMRYADYEDPLAACLMNLDEVNGEELAEWVLALEGRGF is encoded by the exons ATGGGAGATCACGAAGAAGACCCAGCTGTACCAATAGCgccagtggcacctcttgtgccagaggttgctctctatgactgggcacaacccacagctgaaACTCTGTCCACAGCGATTGTAGTCCCGCAGATACAG tggaatgcagaacatgatcatcatcactaccttgaagacatgaactatgtgtctaattatggaaaAGAGAGACatggtggtcagaattggggccagcAAAATCAGTCGTATATGCCAGTCCAACCACAGTTCAACAATGGGaatatgggaggtatgagacctcctaacaatatggcaccttatcCAAGGCCACAGGGATATAACAATCAAAATCAGCAGGAGGGGTATCACCCTCCTCAGCATCAGTATGGTGGACggcaggaagatgggtttgctagacttgaggcaatgatgcagcaagttattgggtctaatgcaaaaattagtgaaagagtagatgcacatgattcagctatcaagaatattgaagtgcagatggGCCAAATTTCTATGTCTCTAAACAATCACCCTCATGGGACATTACCTGCAGACAatcaaataaacccaaaagatcaaggcccgaagAAGCTGATGACAGTGAGTCTACGGAATGGCAGAGATTTAGACGTGGATcaagagagggctcgagaaagAAAACAGGCTGAGACACTCATACCCgtgcccattgagctagatgagtCAACGAAACTAACAGAGGTGACAATCCAGCCTGCCCAGGAAGAACATAACATTCAAATTGAGATTGAGAAAGAAGCTGAGATAGCCCAGGAACAAGTAGTTAAGGTGGCAGCTGATAAAGAGCAGTCCCAAAttattgggaagaagagacctcccgCACCATTCCCTCATAGGCTGGCTAAGTACCAAAAAGAGGAGCAATACAAGAAATTTTTGGAGATGctaaaacaaatccag ACCTGCAGtgcagtggtgactagaccaattgcgGAGAAGCTATCTGACCCAGGGAGCTTTACAATTCCCTACActattggtaattttgcttttgctaaGGCACTTTGTGATCTAGGGGCCAACATAAATCTTATGACCCTGGAGATTTATAAGAGGCTGgagattggaagagctagacccacctcgatgttgttgcagctggctgacaggactgtaaaaagaccctctggtatcttcgatgatgtgttgattcag AAACTGATGAGATATGCTGACTATGAGGACCCTCTTGCTGCATGTCTAatgaatttagatgaggtgaatggagaagaactggcagaatgggtgttggcattagagggcagagggttctag
- the LOC138876417 gene encoding protein neprosin-like codes for MSIGRDLVNGNWWLFLEENHIQIGFWPQGIFTDLTSFATNVEWGGVVYSPPGVPEPPMGSSFFPIEETSYDSYCRGLTVLDDKGETIDVDETTTLVDNPNLYKVIDLPHAIPGKF; via the exons ATGTCCATCGGTCGG GATCTGGTGAATGGAAACTGGTGGCTTTTCCTTGAAGAAAATCATATTCAAATTGGTTTTTGGCCTCAAGGGATTTTCACTGACTTGACTAGCTTTGCTACAAATGTCGAATGGGGAGGAGTGGTATATAGTCCACCAGGTGTACCAGAACCTCCAATGGGCTCTAGCTTTTTTCCTATTGAAGAGACTAGTTATGATTCTTATTGTAGAGGACTTACAGTCTTAGATGATAAAGGTGAAACTATTGATGTAGATGAAACAACTACACTTGTCgataatccaaacttatacaaggTTATTGACTTACCCCATGCGATACCGGGGAAGTTTTAG